A single region of the Leptothrix cholodnii SP-6 genome encodes:
- a CDS encoding RelA/SpoT family protein, whose translation MFFPPWVGRGAGRPAAGGEGPGAPPNAPRRDPVPGAHGASAASFAALTGKLDYLDESDVRRVRDAYRFADEAHLGQYRASGEPYITHPIAVAGLCADWKLDAQAIMAALMHDAMEDCGITKVQLVERFGAATADLVDGLTKLDKLQFSTREESQAESFRKMLLAMARDVRVILIKLADRLHNMRTMEAMAANKRGRIARETLEIYAPIAHRLGLNQTYRELQELSFRFLQPWRHAALFKAVQRARGNRRDVVERVQAEVEAALSQAALPAQVYGREKTIHSIYSKMREKHLSFAQVSDIFGFRLVVTTLPECYLALGVLHQLYKPVPGRFKDYIAIPKANGYQSLHTTVVSPVGTAVEFQIRTAAMHAVAEAGIAAHWMYKTQANGPDAPDAQHLGNMWLQSLIDIQSETRDSAEFLEHVKIDLFPESVYVFTPKSRILALPRGATAVDFAYAIHSRVGDHCVAARVNGEPVALRTELRSGDVVEIVTAPSARPNPAWLNFVRTGRARSKIRHYLKNMEADESYELGFKLLAQAMRAEGLQMPASDEDATEADNALWQALVRWSGNRHRRELLVDIGLGRKIATIVAKRLARQMAEDGRRPDALTLSMGRYATDSDAPAQGTVVIDGSENATVQLATCCRPIPGDDIVGYLGRGEGLTVHTADCSVGKRLFERDSERWLAVEWSEQPLRQFQTAVAVLVLNGKGVLGEIAQAVSQAEADIAHIEMDPVQSGQTCELRLLLAVRDRQHLADVLRVVRRSPSVERVARIKG comes from the coding sequence ATGTTTTTCCCGCCCTGGGTCGGGCGAGGGGCGGGTCGTCCCGCCGCGGGCGGAGAGGGGCCGGGTGCCCCGCCCAATGCGCCCAGGCGCGACCCGGTTCCGGGGGCGCACGGCGCCAGCGCCGCCTCTTTTGCGGCCCTGACGGGCAAGCTCGACTACCTGGACGAATCCGACGTCCGGCGGGTGCGTGACGCCTACCGCTTCGCCGACGAGGCCCACCTGGGCCAATACCGCGCCAGCGGTGAGCCCTACATCACCCATCCGATCGCGGTGGCCGGCCTGTGTGCCGACTGGAAGCTCGACGCCCAGGCCATCATGGCCGCGTTGATGCACGACGCGATGGAGGACTGCGGCATCACCAAGGTGCAGCTGGTCGAGCGCTTCGGCGCCGCCACCGCCGATCTGGTCGATGGCCTGACCAAGCTCGACAAGCTGCAGTTCTCGACCCGCGAGGAGTCGCAGGCCGAGTCCTTCCGCAAGATGCTGCTGGCGATGGCGCGTGATGTGCGCGTCATCCTGATCAAGCTCGCCGATCGCCTGCACAACATGCGGACGATGGAGGCGATGGCGGCCAACAAGCGCGGTCGCATCGCCCGCGAAACGCTCGAGATCTACGCGCCGATCGCGCACCGACTGGGGTTGAACCAGACCTATCGCGAGCTGCAGGAGCTGTCGTTCCGCTTCCTGCAGCCGTGGCGGCATGCCGCGCTGTTCAAGGCGGTGCAGCGCGCACGCGGCAATCGGCGCGATGTCGTCGAGCGGGTGCAGGCCGAGGTCGAGGCCGCGCTGTCGCAGGCGGCGCTGCCGGCACAGGTCTACGGGCGCGAGAAGACGATCCACTCGATCTACAGCAAGATGCGCGAGAAGCACCTGAGCTTCGCGCAGGTGAGCGACATCTTCGGCTTCCGCCTGGTGGTGACGACCTTGCCCGAGTGCTACCTGGCGCTGGGCGTGCTGCACCAGCTCTACAAGCCGGTGCCGGGCCGCTTCAAGGACTACATCGCCATCCCCAAGGCGAACGGCTACCAGAGCCTGCACACCACGGTGGTCAGCCCGGTGGGCACGGCGGTCGAGTTCCAGATCCGCACCGCCGCCATGCATGCGGTGGCCGAAGCCGGCATTGCCGCGCACTGGATGTACAAGACCCAGGCCAACGGCCCCGACGCGCCCGACGCGCAGCACCTGGGCAATATGTGGCTGCAGTCGCTGATCGACATCCAGAGCGAGACCCGCGATTCGGCCGAGTTTCTGGAGCACGTCAAGATCGACCTGTTCCCCGAGTCGGTCTACGTGTTCACGCCCAAGAGCCGGATCCTGGCGCTGCCGCGTGGCGCCACGGCGGTCGACTTCGCCTATGCGATCCACTCGCGGGTGGGCGATCACTGCGTGGCCGCGCGGGTCAACGGCGAGCCGGTGGCGCTGCGCACCGAACTGCGGTCGGGCGACGTGGTCGAGATCGTCACCGCGCCGTCGGCGCGGCCCAATCCGGCCTGGCTGAACTTCGTGCGCACCGGGCGGGCGCGTTCGAAGATCCGCCACTACCTCAAGAACATGGAAGCCGACGAGTCCTACGAACTCGGCTTCAAGCTGCTGGCCCAGGCGATGCGCGCCGAAGGCCTGCAGATGCCCGCCAGCGACGAGGACGCCACCGAAGCCGACAACGCGCTGTGGCAGGCCCTGGTGCGCTGGAGCGGCAACCGCCACCGGCGTGAACTGCTGGTCGACATCGGTCTGGGTCGCAAGATCGCCACCATCGTCGCCAAGCGGCTGGCCCGTCAGATGGCCGAGGACGGCCGGCGCCCCGATGCGCTCACGCTCAGCATGGGCCGCTACGCCACCGACAGCGACGCGCCGGCGCAAGGCACGGTGGTGATCGACGGCAGCGAGAACGCCACCGTGCAGCTGGCCACCTGCTGCCGGCCGATCCCGGGTGACGACATCGTCGGCTACCTGGGTCGCGGCGAAGGGCTGACCGTGCACACGGCCGATTGTTCGGTCGGCAAGCGCCTGTTCGAGCGCGACAGCGAACGCTGGCTGGCGGTCGAATGGTCGGAGCAGCCGCTGCGCCAGTTCCAGACCGCCGTGGCGGTGCTGGTGCTCAACGGCAAGGGCGTGCTCGGCGAGATCGCGCAGGCGGTCAGCCAGGCCGAGGCCGACATCGCCCACATCGAGATGGACCCGGTGCAGAGCGGCCAGACCTGCGAGCTGCGCCTGCTGCTGGCCGTGCGTGACCGCCAGCACCTCGCCGACGTGCTGCGCGTGGTGCGCCGGTCGCCGTCGGTCGAGCGGGTGGCGCGCATCAAGGGTTGA
- the greB gene encoding transcription elongation factor GreB yields MSKAFTRESAGDEDDDDPLGALPPLPAGARNYMTPQGWSSLRAELMTLLDVERPRVVEAVSWAAKNGDRSENGDYIYGKKRLREIDRRIRFLTKRLDIAEVADPSLHHGSDQVFFGATVTYANSRGDERTVTIKGIDESDSLKGEVSWVSPIARALIKAREGDEVQLMTPGGLERLEVLEVSYPAPLNP; encoded by the coding sequence ATGAGCAAGGCTTTCACCCGCGAATCCGCAGGCGACGAAGACGACGACGACCCGCTCGGCGCCCTGCCCCCGCTGCCCGCTGGCGCACGCAACTACATGACGCCGCAGGGCTGGTCGAGCCTGCGCGCGGAGTTGATGACCCTGCTGGATGTGGAACGCCCACGGGTGGTCGAGGCGGTTTCATGGGCCGCCAAGAACGGCGACCGCTCCGAGAACGGCGACTACATCTACGGCAAGAAGCGCCTGCGCGAGATCGATCGGCGCATCCGTTTCCTGACCAAGCGCCTCGACATCGCCGAGGTGGCCGACCCGTCGCTGCACCATGGCAGCGACCAGGTCTTCTTCGGCGCCACCGTCACCTACGCCAACTCGCGCGGCGACGAGCGCACGGTCACGATCAAGGGCATCGACGAGTCGGACAGCCTGAAGGGTGAAGTGAGCTGGGTGTCGCCGATCGCGCGCGCGCTGATCAAGGCCCGCGAAGGCGACGAGGTGCAGCTGATGACGCCCGGCGGCCTGGAGCGGCTCGAGGTGCTCGAGGTGAGCTACCCGGCGCCGCTCAACCCTTGA
- a CDS encoding excisionase family DNA-binding protein → MTQPSLPATSTRAPYMSRPHFAPDPLDPLLTTREAAMRLGVSLRTVQLWVEAGTLPAGRTPGGHRRIRLSAVEALAQRSGLRAAAQSSQSLQPVITPLDVLLVAASVDQLQVWQEALMPLNGVIAVRGANNGYTGLLQLGRKTPDLLITDLAMPDIDGYAMLLTLAGLHDYSALRVLAITAHTPQQIAERGGLPERVRVLHQPVPAIAVRTWVEGELARLGRTPHPALLG, encoded by the coding sequence TTGACTCAGCCGAGCTTGCCTGCCACCTCAACGAGGGCCCCCTATATGTCTCGACCCCATTTTGCTCCCGACCCCCTGGATCCCCTGCTCACGACCCGTGAAGCGGCGATGCGGCTGGGTGTCTCCCTGCGCACGGTCCAGCTCTGGGTAGAGGCCGGAACGCTGCCGGCCGGGCGCACGCCCGGCGGTCATCGCCGCATCCGGCTGTCCGCTGTCGAAGCCCTGGCGCAACGCAGCGGCCTGCGCGCCGCGGCCCAGTCCTCGCAGTCCCTGCAGCCGGTCATCACGCCGCTGGACGTCCTGCTGGTGGCCGCCAGCGTCGACCAGCTGCAGGTCTGGCAGGAGGCGCTGATGCCCTTGAACGGCGTGATCGCTGTCAGAGGTGCAAACAACGGTTACACCGGCTTACTTCAGTTGGGACGAAAAACGCCAGACCTGCTGATCACCGATCTCGCCATGCCTGATATCGACGGCTACGCGATGTTGTTGACCCTGGCCGGCCTGCACGACTACTCCGCCTTGCGTGTCCTGGCCATCACGGCACACACGCCGCAGCAGATTGCCGAACGGGGCGGCTTGCCCGAGCGCGTGCGGGTGCTGCATCAGCCGGTGCCGGCGATCGCGGTGCGCACCTGGGTCGAGGGCGAACTGGCTCGGCTCGGCCGCACCCCTCACCCCGCCCTGCTGGGCTGA
- a CDS encoding response regulator transcription factor yields MTHRILIVEDQVDIRKLIRMTLEFGDFEIHEAPDGESGLALAQSVRPHLMLLDVMMPGLLDGYQVCRRIKQDPELRGIQIIMLTARGQTADVSAGEQSGADAYLVKPFSPLELIDRVEAMVSQPAGS; encoded by the coding sequence ATGACTCACCGCATCCTCATCGTCGAAGACCAGGTGGACATCCGGAAACTGATCCGGATGACCCTGGAGTTCGGCGATTTCGAAATCCATGAAGCGCCCGATGGCGAGAGCGGGCTGGCCCTGGCGCAAAGCGTGCGCCCGCACCTGATGCTGCTCGACGTGATGATGCCGGGCCTGCTCGACGGCTATCAGGTGTGCCGGCGCATCAAGCAGGATCCCGAGCTGCGCGGCATCCAGATCATCATGCTGACCGCACGTGGCCAGACCGCCGATGTCAGTGCCGGCGAGCAGTCCGGGGCGGACGCCTACCTGGTCAAGCCCTTCAGCCCGCTCGAACTGATCGACCGGGTCGAGGCGATGGTGTCGCAGCCGGCCGGTTCCTGA
- a CDS encoding response regulator: MTTRVLLIDDDARLTHMVRDYLQAAGHVVSVAGDLAGGRGLLQRESFDALILDLMLPDGDGLDLTRELRADSRWRSLPLLMLTARGEPLDRIVGLELGADDYLPKPFEPRELLARLKALLRRASVQADDTTLRFGRLEVDANARQVRIDGAVCELTGYQFDILLVLAQSPGRVLTRDQIMDALKGHPMDAFDRSIDVHISRIRAAIEVDPKTPRRILTVRGAGYVFARKQDAEAA; encoded by the coding sequence ATGACGACTCGTGTACTGCTGATCGACGACGATGCGCGCCTGACCCACATGGTGCGCGACTACCTGCAGGCGGCCGGCCACGTCGTCAGCGTCGCCGGGGATCTGGCGGGCGGCCGTGGGCTGCTGCAGCGCGAGAGCTTCGACGCGCTCATCCTCGACCTGATGCTGCCCGACGGCGACGGCCTCGACCTGACCCGCGAACTGCGCGCCGACAGCCGCTGGCGCAGCCTGCCGCTGCTGATGCTGACCGCGCGCGGCGAGCCGCTCGACCGCATCGTCGGTCTCGAACTCGGCGCCGACGACTACCTGCCCAAACCCTTCGAGCCGCGCGAGCTGCTGGCGCGTCTGAAGGCCCTGCTGCGCCGTGCCAGCGTGCAGGCGGACGACACCACGCTGCGCTTCGGCCGGCTCGAGGTCGATGCCAACGCGCGCCAGGTGCGCATCGACGGCGCCGTCTGCGAGCTGACGGGCTACCAGTTCGACATCCTGCTGGTGCTGGCCCAGAGCCCCGGCCGGGTGCTCACGCGCGACCAGATCATGGACGCGCTCAAGGGCCATCCGATGGATGCGTTCGACCGCAGCATCGACGTCCACATCTCGCGCATCCGCGCCGCCATCGAGGTCGATCCCAAGACGCCGCGGCGCATCCTGACGGTGCGTGGCGCGGGCTACGTGTTCGCCCGCAAGCAGGACGCCGAAGCGGCCTGA
- a CDS encoding HAMP domain-containing sensor histidine kinase: MPIRNLYLSIYLTVVAVLLAFALVAGLLVRSHVGGERERIESGINRRTLALGELLANSLPEAGTPLAEQAAAVQDWEQRMRVPLALDDSAGRRIAASPVFERLQDDGETTVRIPLSDGRTLWLARPPRRSDGFGRPPRPILDEAALLLTLLAALFVAVAAGSYPVVRRLTRRLEALKQGVQTFGGGDLAHRLAVDGNDEVAAVARSFNQAAQRIDDLVRANRSLLANASHELRSPLARLKMAVEMIEGAAPDRRADLKREIDRDIRELDALVEEVLLASRLDAQSELQREAVDLLGLLAEEGARVGALVDGAPLRALADERLLHRAMRNLLENARRYGGGEIEADVQLDATGAVAMRVRDRGPGVPEAHRERVFEPFFRLPGHAEYAGGVGLGLSLVRQIAARHGGTVRCEAREGGGSCFVLTLPADVVVR, translated from the coding sequence ATGCCCATCCGCAATCTCTATCTCAGCATCTACCTCACGGTGGTGGCCGTGCTGCTGGCGTTCGCGCTGGTGGCCGGGCTGCTGGTGCGCAGCCATGTGGGCGGCGAGCGCGAGCGCATCGAGTCGGGCATCAACCGGCGCACGCTGGCGCTGGGCGAGCTGCTGGCCAACAGCCTGCCCGAAGCCGGCACGCCGCTGGCCGAGCAGGCCGCCGCGGTGCAGGACTGGGAGCAGCGCATGCGGGTGCCGCTGGCGCTCGACGACAGCGCCGGCCGGCGCATCGCCGCCTCGCCCGTCTTCGAGCGTTTGCAGGATGACGGCGAAACGACGGTGCGGATTCCGCTCAGCGACGGCCGCACGCTGTGGCTGGCACGCCCGCCGCGGCGGTCGGACGGTTTCGGCCGTCCGCCGCGACCGATCCTCGACGAGGCCGCCTTGCTGCTGACATTGCTGGCGGCGCTGTTCGTCGCGGTGGCGGCGGGCTCCTACCCGGTGGTGCGGCGACTCACGCGGCGGCTCGAGGCGCTCAAGCAGGGCGTGCAGACCTTCGGCGGCGGCGATCTGGCGCATCGGCTGGCGGTCGACGGCAACGACGAGGTGGCGGCGGTGGCACGCAGCTTCAACCAGGCGGCCCAGCGCATCGACGACCTGGTGCGGGCCAACCGCTCGCTGCTGGCCAACGCCAGCCACGAGCTGCGCTCGCCGCTGGCGCGGCTGAAGATGGCGGTCGAGATGATCGAGGGCGCGGCACCGGATCGACGCGCCGACCTCAAGCGCGAGATCGATCGGGACATCCGCGAGCTCGACGCCCTGGTCGAGGAGGTGCTGCTCGCCAGTCGGCTCGACGCCCAGAGCGAGCTGCAGCGCGAGGCGGTCGACCTGCTCGGCCTGCTGGCCGAGGAGGGTGCACGCGTGGGGGCGCTGGTCGACGGCGCACCGCTGCGCGCCCTGGCCGATGAGCGCCTGCTGCACCGGGCGATGCGCAATCTGCTCGAGAACGCCCGGCGCTACGGCGGCGGCGAGATCGAGGCGGACGTGCAGCTCGACGCCACCGGCGCCGTGGCGATGCGGGTCCGTGACCGGGGCCCGGGTGTGCCCGAGGCGCATCGCGAGCGTGTCTTCGAGCCGTTTTTCCGCCTGCCCGGCCACGCCGAATATGCCGGTGGCGTCGGCTTGGGGCTGTCGCTGGTGCGCCAGATCGCCGCGCGCCACGGCGGCACGGTGCGCTGCGAAGCGCGCGAGGGCGGTGGCAGCTGCTTCGTGTTGACGCTGCCGGCCGACGTGGTCGTCAGGTGA
- a CDS encoding DUF3717 domain-containing protein, producing the protein MAGIHITDIEAAINWWRQRSPSPDGVSLCAELRALAEVYALLVYHRDHECDERSIPPAARTAWLAWYDSTPDAPCIAICSTTQGDAVCKGCGRSFDEVQHWTTFSPAEKRHVWHRITQEGTAWRFNRYAERAQLSRGIDHPDPGSLT; encoded by the coding sequence ATGGCCGGCATCCACATCACCGACATCGAGGCGGCCATCAACTGGTGGCGCCAGCGATCGCCTTCGCCCGACGGCGTCAGCCTGTGCGCCGAGTTGCGCGCGCTGGCCGAGGTCTACGCCCTGCTCGTCTACCACCGCGACCACGAGTGCGACGAGCGCAGCATCCCGCCGGCCGCCCGCACGGCCTGGCTGGCTTGGTACGACAGCACGCCCGATGCGCCCTGCATCGCGATCTGCTCGACCACCCAGGGCGACGCCGTCTGCAAGGGGTGCGGCCGCAGCTTCGATGAAGTGCAGCACTGGACGACCTTCAGCCCGGCCGAAAAGCGCCACGTCTGGCACCGCATCACGCAAGAGGGCACGGCCTGGCGCTTCAATCGCTACGCCGAACGGGCCCAGCTGAGCCGAGGCATCGACCACCCGGATCCGGGCAGCCTCACCTGA
- a CDS encoding YidB family protein — translation MGLFDSMLGAATQAAGGALGQVLGQSGGSSGNLMDGLSGLLGGGEGGAAGLAGLVQKFQESGLSEVVASWVSTGPNLPVTAEQIGQVFDHETIGRFAQSVGVDPQQAAGQIASLLPKVVDALTPDGQLPSGAGTDLSGLLQQGLGGLLGR, via the coding sequence ATGGGTCTGTTTGATTCGATGCTGGGCGCAGCCACGCAAGCTGCCGGCGGCGCACTCGGCCAGGTGCTGGGCCAGTCGGGCGGATCGTCCGGCAACCTGATGGATGGCCTGTCAGGCCTGCTCGGTGGTGGCGAAGGCGGCGCGGCTGGCCTGGCCGGGCTGGTGCAGAAGTTCCAGGAAAGCGGCTTGAGCGAGGTGGTGGCCTCCTGGGTTTCGACCGGGCCGAACCTGCCGGTCACGGCCGAGCAGATCGGCCAGGTGTTCGACCACGAGACCATCGGGCGTTTTGCCCAGTCGGTCGGCGTCGACCCGCAACAGGCGGCCGGCCAGATCGCGTCGCTGCTGCCCAAGGTGGTGGACGCACTGACACCGGACGGCCAGTTGCCGAGCGGCGCAGGCACCGACCTGTCGGGCCTGCTGCAACAAGGCCTCGGCGGCCTGCTCGGCCGCTGA
- a CDS encoding tryptophan--tRNA ligase, with product MKSRVLSGMRPTGALHLGHYHGALKNWVRLQDDYDCFYFVADWHALTTHYEDREVIERNVYDMVIDWLAAGVDPERATLFIQSRLPEHAELFTLLAMGTPLAWLERMPTYKDQMEKLKDRDLATYGFLGYPLLQAADILIYKAAYVPVGEDQAPHVEITREVARRFNHLYGRIPGFEQKIAAAIVRLGKDDARYYEKQRKAYGETGSAEAIAKGEAIVRKAAANVADWTEDETELLLGHLKGSGKTVLPEPQVLLTETAKLPGLDGAKMSKSYGNTIAMREEPAEVTRKIRGMKTDPQRGRRTDPGDPERCPVWQFHQVYSTPEVKDWVVQGCTSAGIGCLDCKQPVIDAVIAEQAPWRERAAAYLDEPKKVHWLVEAGTERARLVARQTMKDVRLAMGLAY from the coding sequence ATGAAATCACGCGTCCTCTCCGGCATGCGCCCCACCGGCGCCCTGCACCTCGGTCACTATCACGGCGCCCTCAAGAACTGGGTGCGCCTGCAGGACGACTACGACTGCTTCTACTTCGTGGCCGACTGGCACGCGCTGACCACGCACTATGAAGACCGCGAGGTCATCGAGCGCAACGTCTACGACATGGTGATCGACTGGCTCGCCGCCGGCGTCGACCCCGAGCGCGCCACGCTCTTCATCCAGAGCCGCCTGCCCGAACACGCCGAGCTGTTCACGCTGCTGGCGATGGGCACGCCGCTGGCCTGGCTGGAGCGCATGCCGACCTACAAGGACCAGATGGAGAAGTTGAAGGACCGCGACCTCGCGACCTACGGCTTCCTCGGCTACCCGCTGCTGCAGGCGGCCGACATCCTGATCTACAAGGCCGCCTACGTGCCGGTCGGTGAAGACCAGGCGCCGCACGTCGAGATCACGCGCGAGGTGGCGCGCCGCTTCAACCACCTGTACGGCCGCATCCCCGGCTTCGAGCAGAAGATCGCCGCGGCCATCGTGCGCCTGGGCAAGGACGACGCGCGCTACTACGAGAAGCAGCGCAAGGCCTACGGCGAGACCGGCTCGGCCGAGGCGATCGCCAAAGGCGAGGCGATCGTGCGCAAGGCCGCCGCCAACGTCGCCGACTGGACCGAGGACGAGACCGAGCTGCTGCTCGGCCACCTCAAGGGCAGCGGCAAGACCGTGCTGCCCGAGCCGCAGGTGCTGCTGACCGAGACCGCCAAGCTGCCCGGCCTGGACGGCGCCAAGATGAGCAAGAGCTACGGCAACACCATCGCCATGCGCGAGGAGCCGGCCGAAGTCACCCGCAAGATCCGCGGCATGAAGACCGACCCGCAGCGCGGCCGCCGCACCGATCCGGGCGACCCGGAGCGCTGCCCGGTCTGGCAGTTCCATCAGGTCTATTCGACGCCCGAGGTCAAGGACTGGGTCGTCCAGGGCTGCACCAGCGCCGGCATCGGCTGCCTGGACTGCAAGCAGCCGGTGATCGACGCCGTGATCGCCGAGCAGGCGCCGTGGCGCGAACGCGCCGCCGCCTACCTGGACGAACCGAAGAAGGTCCACTGGCTGGTCGAGGCCGGCACCGAACGCGCCCGCCTGGTGGCGCGCCAGACCATGAAGGACGTGCGCCTGGCCATGGGACTCGCGTACTGA
- the purN gene encoding phosphoribosylglycinamide formyltransferase, producing the protein MKRIVILISGGGSNMKAIHQACMAEGWPARVVAVLSNRAESGGIAWAREQGIETAVLDHRGHPDRTSFDTALAAEIDRHAPDLVVLAGFMRILTPAFVSHYAGRLLNVHPSLLPAFTGLHTHQRAIDAGCKLAGATVHFVTAELDHGPIVAQAAVPVLAGDDAASLAARVLVQEHRIYPQAVAWFVRDELRLDNGRVTHTAGAPQWRMS; encoded by the coding sequence ATGAAACGCATCGTGATCCTGATCTCCGGCGGCGGCTCGAACATGAAGGCCATCCATCAGGCCTGCATGGCCGAGGGCTGGCCGGCGCGCGTGGTGGCGGTGCTGAGCAACCGGGCCGAGTCCGGCGGGATCGCGTGGGCGCGCGAGCAGGGCATCGAGACGGCCGTGCTCGACCACCGCGGCCATCCCGATCGCACCAGCTTCGACACCGCGCTGGCGGCCGAGATCGATCGCCATGCGCCCGATCTGGTGGTGCTCGCCGGCTTCATGCGCATCCTGACGCCGGCGTTCGTCTCGCATTACGCCGGGCGGCTGCTCAATGTGCATCCGTCGCTGCTGCCGGCGTTCACCGGCCTGCACACCCACCAGCGCGCCATCGACGCCGGCTGCAAGCTCGCCGGCGCCACGGTGCATTTCGTGACCGCCGAGCTCGACCACGGGCCGATCGTCGCCCAGGCGGCGGTTCCGGTGCTGGCCGGCGATGACGCGGCCTCGCTGGCGGCGCGCGTGCTGGTCCAGGAGCACCGCATCTACCCGCAGGCGGTGGCCTGGTTCGTGCGCGACGAACTGCGACTCGACAACGGTCGCGTGACCCACACCGCTGGAGCGCCGCAGTGGCGCATGAGCTGA
- a CDS encoding RsmB/NOP family class I SAM-dependent RNA methyltransferase, translating into MTPKALFALCDELLHEVLRFTQPADAVVSAFFRRQRALGVRERHTLAETVYAVVRERLRYQYLAKSGTGSLERRLILLAWQGSDSYMHAVATPDELKWVATVKLLSLAKQPDNLRHNLPEWLAEALKQELGDQFWPLAESLMKPAGLDLRANLLKSRRDEVRATLAEEGIATEPTPFSPWGLRTTGKPTLNRTETFTRGEVEVQDEGSQLLALLTEARRGEMVVDFCAGAGGKTLALGAMMRNTGRLYAFDVSAHRLAALKPRLARSGLSNVYPAGIAHERDDRIKRLGGKIDRVLVDAPCSGLGTLRRNPDLKWRQSPQSVAELVAKQTAILASASRLLKPGGRLVYATCSLLKAENEEIAAAFSAAHPDFEPLDAAEVLARQNVPDAATLTSNGYLRLWPHQHATDGFFAAVWQRR; encoded by the coding sequence ATGACCCCCAAAGCCCTGTTCGCGCTGTGTGACGAACTCCTGCACGAAGTGCTGCGCTTCACCCAGCCGGCCGATGCCGTGGTGTCGGCGTTCTTCCGCCGCCAGCGCGCGCTCGGTGTGCGCGAGCGCCACACGCTGGCCGAGACGGTCTATGCCGTGGTGCGTGAGCGGCTGCGCTATCAGTACCTGGCCAAGTCCGGCACCGGCTCGCTCGAGCGCCGGCTGATCCTGCTGGCCTGGCAGGGCAGCGACAGCTACATGCACGCGGTCGCCACGCCCGACGAGCTCAAGTGGGTCGCCACGGTCAAGCTGCTCAGCCTGGCCAAGCAGCCCGACAACCTGCGCCACAACCTGCCCGAATGGCTGGCCGAGGCACTCAAGCAGGAGCTGGGCGACCAGTTCTGGCCGCTGGCCGAGAGCCTGATGAAGCCGGCCGGCCTCGACCTGCGCGCCAACCTGCTGAAGTCGCGCCGCGACGAGGTTCGGGCGACGCTGGCCGAAGAAGGCATCGCGACCGAGCCGACGCCGTTTTCGCCCTGGGGCCTGCGCACCACCGGCAAGCCGACGCTCAACCGCACCGAGACCTTCACCCGCGGCGAGGTCGAGGTGCAGGACGAGGGCAGCCAGCTGCTCGCCCTGCTGACCGAAGCGCGGCGTGGCGAGATGGTGGTCGACTTCTGCGCCGGCGCCGGCGGCAAGACGCTGGCGCTGGGCGCGATGATGCGCAACACCGGCCGGCTGTACGCCTTCGACGTCTCGGCCCACCGGCTCGCGGCGCTCAAGCCGCGGCTGGCGCGCAGCGGGCTGTCGAACGTCTACCCGGCCGGCATCGCGCACGAACGCGACGACCGCATCAAGCGCCTGGGCGGCAAGATCGACCGGGTGCTGGTCGATGCGCCGTGTTCGGGCCTGGGCACGCTGCGCCGCAATCCCGATCTGAAGTGGCGTCAGAGCCCGCAGTCGGTGGCCGAACTGGTGGCCAAGCAGACGGCCATCCTGGCCAGCGCCAGCCGCCTGCTCAAGCCGGGCGGCCGGCTGGTCTACGCCACCTGCAGCCTGCTGAAGGCCGAGAACGAAGAGATCGCGGCGGCGTTCAGTGCGGCCCATCCGGATTTCGAGCCGCTCGACGCTGCCGAGGTGCTGGCGCGCCAGAACGTGCCCGACGCCGCCACGCTGACGAGCAACGGCTACCTGCGCCTGTGGCCGCACCAGCACGCCACGGACGGCTTCTTCGCAGCCGTCTGGCAGCGTCGCTGA